One Spirochaeta africana DSM 8902 genomic window carries:
- a CDS encoding ABC transporter substrate-binding protein — MQRLYALLLAGLLLAGSGISGLWASGSQEGMTLRVGTLPNMPAVPLIVAGDQGFFQNEGIAVEIRVYNHRAELLDALEQGQLDGAVLDAVSSVTAVLQDKPLRIVAAVPSYYGLYTAPGSSLDLEGLAAGTELQTGVHRHGSSAYMAAQFFSRSGIAGSRFALIDVPDAGERLEMLANGELELAVLPQPLGTLAVSRGSGELISSSLVVSLPDFLVFSEAALLGGEQVGRLLRAYNRAVAAGLPSWIELLSAELGCCTEELTLLQGHQFGQAEVPTREMISQIGFWMLEQDLLERILLYENLVGVLPQRFLRE; from the coding sequence ATGCAGCGCCTGTATGCCCTGTTGCTTGCCGGACTGCTGCTGGCGGGTTCTGGTATCTCCGGGCTGTGGGCAAGCGGCAGCCAGGAAGGCATGACCCTGCGGGTTGGCACCCTGCCAAATATGCCGGCGGTGCCACTGATTGTTGCCGGGGATCAGGGATTCTTTCAAAATGAGGGAATTGCCGTAGAGATCCGGGTGTACAACCATCGTGCCGAGCTGCTAGATGCACTGGAGCAGGGGCAGCTGGATGGTGCGGTGCTGGACGCGGTTTCCTCGGTGACAGCGGTTTTGCAGGACAAGCCGCTGCGGATTGTTGCTGCGGTACCGTCGTACTATGGACTGTACACCGCACCGGGCTCATCACTTGATCTGGAGGGACTGGCAGCCGGGACTGAACTGCAGACCGGGGTTCATCGGCATGGCAGCAGCGCGTATATGGCCGCGCAGTTTTTTTCCCGATCGGGTATTGCCGGCAGCCGGTTTGCGCTCATCGATGTGCCGGACGCAGGGGAACGACTGGAGATGCTGGCTAATGGGGAGCTGGAGCTGGCGGTACTGCCGCAGCCGCTGGGAACCCTTGCGGTGTCGCGGGGCAGCGGCGAGCTGATCAGCAGTTCCCTGGTCGTGTCACTGCCGGATTTTCTGGTGTTCAGCGAGGCAGCATTGCTGGGCGGTGAGCAGGTAGGCCGATTGCTGCGCGCTTATAATCGTGCGGTGGCAGCCGGTCTGCCGTCGTGGATTGAGCTGCTCAGTGCTGAACTGGGTTGCTGCACGGAGGAGCTGACCCTCCTGCAGGGGCATCAGTTCGGGCAAGCCGAGGTGCCAACCCGTGAGATGATCAGCCAGATCGGCTTCTGGATGCTGGAACAGGATCTACTCGAGCGGATTCTGCTCTACGAAAACCTGGTCGGGGTGCTGCCGCAGCGATTCCTGCGAGAGTGA
- a CDS encoding diacylglycerol/polyprenol kinase family protein, with protein MGYDLQRELLRKTIHMLIALVPTIAVMIGVGPAIALLASGIIVYTYAEVQRLNGHPVFLISRLTQMASRERDFGHFVLGPVSLGLGALLALLFYPYPAAALAIYALAFGDGISSVVGKLFGRIRIPGTGGKTVAGSLSCFVAILAAGSAMLHNPMDAVIIAVFGTAIEALPSKDFDNILLPMGVGLMVQVLAII; from the coding sequence ATGGGGTATGACCTGCAGCGTGAGCTGTTACGGAAAACCATCCACATGCTTATTGCACTGGTGCCAACCATCGCGGTGATGATCGGGGTCGGGCCGGCTATTGCGCTCCTGGCATCCGGGATTATCGTCTATACCTATGCCGAGGTCCAGCGACTGAACGGCCACCCCGTGTTCCTGATTTCGCGCTTGACACAGATGGCCTCCCGGGAGCGGGATTTCGGTCACTTTGTGCTGGGTCCGGTGTCACTTGGACTGGGTGCTCTGCTGGCGCTGTTGTTCTATCCTTATCCTGCTGCTGCATTGGCAATTTATGCACTGGCATTTGGCGATGGCATCTCGAGTGTGGTCGGCAAGCTGTTTGGTCGCATCAGGATCCCCGGTACCGGCGGCAAGACAGTTGCCGGCAGTCTTTCATGTTTCGTTGCTATTCTCGCTGCCGGTTCAGCAATGCTGCACAATCCGATGGATGCGGTGATTATTGCTGTTTTCGGGACTGCAATCGAGGCACTCCCTTCGAAGGATTTCGATAATATTCTGCTGCCGATGGGCGTCGGTCTGATGGTGCAGGTTCTGGCAATTATCTGA
- a CDS encoding NYN domain-containing protein, with amino-acid sequence MNNNNSQKRLAVLIDADNAQASVIQGLMEEIANYGRASIKRIYGDWTNPNLKSWKEVLNEYSIQPIQQFGYTTGKNSTDSALIIDAMDILYGGDLDGFCIVSSDSDYTRLCARIRESGLFVYGFGEKKTPKPFVAACDKFIYIEILRKKAADADDDDTKIADTKPRPAREMRQDSKLVNLLRNACEDSADENGWAHLATVGLNLANKSSEFDPRNYGYKKLGDLIKAIGLFELNEVSVGNGPGKSIYIRDKRKAKA; translated from the coding sequence ATGAACAATAACAACAGCCAAAAACGTTTGGCAGTTCTGATTGATGCCGACAATGCCCAGGCCTCGGTAATTCAGGGACTGATGGAAGAGATTGCAAACTATGGCCGGGCAAGCATCAAAAGAATTTACGGAGACTGGACCAATCCCAATCTCAAGTCCTGGAAGGAAGTATTGAATGAGTATTCAATCCAGCCCATCCAGCAGTTCGGATATACCACCGGAAAAAACTCGACCGACAGCGCATTGATCATCGACGCCATGGATATTCTGTATGGGGGTGATCTTGACGGGTTCTGTATTGTTTCCAGTGATTCTGACTATACCCGGCTCTGCGCCCGGATTCGTGAATCCGGTCTGTTTGTGTACGGATTCGGCGAAAAGAAGACCCCGAAACCGTTTGTGGCCGCTTGTGACAAATTCATCTATATCGAAATCCTGAGGAAAAAGGCAGCCGATGCAGATGACGACGATACCAAGATCGCAGATACCAAGCCCCGTCCGGCACGCGAGATGCGTCAGGACTCCAAGCTGGTGAACCTGCTGCGCAATGCCTGTGAGGATTCAGCCGATGAAAATGGCTGGGCACATCTGGCCACCGTCGGTTTGAACCTGGCCAACAAATCATCGGAGTTTGACCCGCGCAACTATGGCTACAAGAAGCTTGGGGATCTTATCAAAGCTATCGGCCTGTTTGAGCTCAATGAGGTAAGTGTGGGGAATGGCCCGGGGAAATCGATCTATATTCGCGACAAGCGAAAAGCGAAGGCGTAG
- a CDS encoding dicarboxylate/amino acid:cation symporter: MKLWIRYGVGIGLGLVLGMFMSPDSVNGTGGIVFLAELALNIGRYTVIPLLFFLIPVSIFTLLEERKLLRVAGKTAGYIGAAAAAGVAIGGLMVIVLSPQRIPIIMAETAAPEIPGLTDILLQVFPANAAEIFGAGGAYLLPAAVLATLLGFGFARSHSFSEPVLDFFDSAARLMYTLTGWIVSITGVLLIALTTRLVLQLRSISEIGLFSEVLFAVFFSAGLVLLIGIPLAVFLLAKGHSPVQFLFAILPPVLAAGISGSHVFSLTTLMRTGRNNQGVSRKAESVVFGMTTLLCRAGTAMVSMIVFIVVLRSYSSLEISLLRIAAVGGSTLLLSFLLGNIPGGNLLIFLALLSSLHGRGIPDSYLILLPLVPVLSRIGVALDIAVAAAIAQIVGIQEHACKSVAPHDFI, translated from the coding sequence ATGAAACTCTGGATACGTTATGGTGTCGGCATTGGTCTGGGACTGGTGCTGGGTATGTTCATGTCGCCGGACAGCGTGAATGGAACTGGCGGGATTGTATTTCTTGCAGAACTGGCGCTGAATATCGGACGGTATACAGTAATTCCGCTGCTGTTTTTTCTGATTCCGGTGTCCATCTTTACCCTGCTGGAAGAACGCAAGCTGTTGCGGGTTGCGGGGAAGACCGCCGGGTATATTGGTGCAGCTGCCGCTGCCGGGGTGGCTATCGGTGGTCTGATGGTGATTGTGTTATCACCGCAGCGAATCCCGATTATTATGGCAGAAACGGCTGCTCCCGAGATTCCAGGCTTGACTGATATCCTGCTACAGGTGTTCCCGGCTAACGCTGCAGAGATCTTTGGTGCCGGGGGGGCTTACCTGCTTCCAGCTGCCGTGTTGGCAACCCTGCTGGGTTTCGGGTTTGCACGGTCGCACAGTTTTTCCGAACCGGTGCTGGATTTTTTTGATTCAGCTGCCCGGCTGATGTACACCCTTACCGGCTGGATTGTGAGCATCACCGGGGTGTTGCTGATTGCACTGACAACCCGACTGGTGCTGCAGCTGCGCAGTATCAGCGAGATCGGATTGTTCAGCGAGGTGCTGTTCGCGGTGTTCTTCAGTGCCGGTCTGGTGTTATTAATTGGCATCCCACTGGCTGTTTTCCTGCTGGCAAAAGGCCACAGCCCGGTGCAGTTTTTGTTTGCTATTCTACCCCCGGTGCTGGCGGCGGGGATCAGCGGGAGTCATGTATTCTCGCTGACAACCCTGATGCGAACCGGACGTAACAATCAGGGGGTCTCACGCAAGGCAGAATCGGTGGTATTTGGCATGACAACACTACTCTGCCGGGCCGGCACCGCTATGGTGTCGATGATTGTGTTCATTGTGGTGCTGCGCTCATACTCAAGTCTGGAGATCTCGCTGCTGCGGATAGCCGCCGTTGGCGGTTCAACCCTGTTGCTCTCGTTTTTGCTGGGGAATATTCCGGGTGGCAATCTGCTGATATTTCTGGCCTTGCTGTCCAGTTTGCACGGGCGCGGGATTCCGGACAGCTATCTGATTCTCCTGCCGTTGGTACCGGTGCTATCCCGCATCGGGGTTGCGCTGGATATCGCGGTGGCGGCGGCAATTGCTCAGATCGTGGGCATTCAGGAACATGCCTGCAAAAGCGTTGCGCCGCACGATTTCATTTGA
- a CDS encoding FAD:protein FMN transferase encodes MSYTPSSRIAAVVRFSLLILAVFLIGCNTAAPTSESRLKLGTNITITIHDTVPRGIFPDIWTRFDEIEQKMSINESRWDDTELLQVNQAAGDHPVTVSDETLLVVQEGLRVGELTDGAFDVTVAPLVLLWMVTGSTPQVPDQERVAAARELIDYTRVQIEGNAIYLPEPGMGIDVGGVAKGYAAAEAARLLREAGVNHAILDLGGDVVALGTRPDGRPWRIGLQDPTRRRGALMGVVEVIDTAIVTSGVYERFFEQDGVRYHHIIDPFTGYPTRNELTSVTILSSDPTYGDALSTGTFVMGLETGFNLIEELEDVEGIFIDEQQRVFLTSGVRDSFRLLSDEFAVSCADDIAGGQCNSDS; translated from the coding sequence ATGAGCTATACACCATCCAGCCGCATTGCAGCTGTAGTGCGGTTTTCCCTGCTTATCCTGGCAGTATTCCTGATTGGCTGTAATACTGCAGCACCAACCAGTGAATCCCGTCTGAAGCTCGGGACCAATATTACCATAACCATACATGATACCGTACCGCGCGGAATATTCCCGGACATCTGGACCCGGTTCGACGAGATTGAGCAGAAAATGAGCATCAACGAGTCGCGCTGGGATGACACCGAACTGCTGCAGGTAAATCAGGCCGCCGGGGACCACCCGGTAACGGTTTCCGACGAAACACTGCTGGTAGTTCAGGAGGGGTTGCGCGTTGGTGAACTGACCGACGGGGCGTTCGATGTAACGGTTGCGCCACTGGTGCTGTTGTGGATGGTAACCGGCAGCACCCCCCAGGTGCCCGATCAGGAACGTGTCGCCGCAGCGCGAGAGTTGATTGATTACACCCGGGTACAGATCGAGGGGAACGCCATCTACCTGCCGGAACCCGGTATGGGTATCGATGTCGGCGGTGTAGCCAAAGGCTATGCCGCCGCCGAGGCAGCCCGATTGCTCCGGGAGGCCGGGGTGAATCACGCGATTCTCGACCTTGGCGGGGATGTGGTCGCCCTGGGCACCAGGCCGGACGGCCGTCCCTGGCGTATCGGCCTGCAGGATCCCACCCGACGTCGTGGTGCCCTGATGGGAGTCGTAGAGGTGATCGACACTGCTATCGTTACCTCGGGGGTTTATGAGCGATTTTTTGAGCAGGACGGGGTGCGCTATCATCACATTATTGACCCGTTTACCGGCTATCCAACCCGAAACGAACTTACCAGCGTCACTATTCTTTCGTCCGACCCTACCTACGGCGATGCACTGTCTACTGGTACCTTTGTAATGGGACTCGAGACCGGATTCAATCTGATAGAGGAGCTGGAAGACGTCGAAGGCATTTTTATAGATGAACAGCAGCGGGTGTTTCTGACCTCCGGCGTACGCGACAGCTTCCGACTGCTCTCCGATGAGTTCGCTGTCAGCTGCGCTGATGACATCGCCGGCGGGCAATGCAACTCCGACTCGTAG
- a CDS encoding phytoene desaturase family protein yields MGNVVVIGGGIGGLTAAAYAAHAGHSVTLFESQPGPGGKALSLQQAGYRFDTGPSVFTMQDVFATVFSELDQDFSSLLSPVPLDPGFCYWWPDGSTLRLSPGEEALLAGAEQLGIPRAQTAAYIASCRKIYHATHELFLWRSLHSLSTYRTRVFWRSLMQIGRIKALRSMHAVNARFFSDSRMQQFADRYATYNGSSPYRTPATMNIISYVENILGAMSLDGGTVQLPLALEKTARKLGVDLRYSSPVDEIMTVPHKRTWFGLGRTRHRVTGVRSGGRIYPADVVISNADVEPTYKYLLQDPAAPELKRYLNQEPSSSVIVWYLGIAARFSQLSVNNIFFSGDYHREFSQIFDGKLPDDPTLYLNITSKVTPQDAPPYGENWFVLVNTPPDNGQDWDSLATRVYDHIIQRMSAELGQDITPLIEFAEPLTPRDIQTRTGSRQGSIYGIASNTRTAAFSRHPNRSRRYAGLYFCGGSVHPGGGMPMVVLSGRIAASLIAQDFHRGRLGNYH; encoded by the coding sequence ATGGGAAATGTAGTGGTAATCGGTGGAGGGATCGGCGGGCTTACCGCCGCCGCATATGCCGCGCATGCCGGGCATTCAGTTACCCTGTTCGAGTCGCAACCCGGGCCTGGTGGAAAAGCGCTGTCGCTGCAGCAGGCTGGCTACCGATTTGACACCGGCCCCTCGGTCTTCACCATGCAGGATGTCTTTGCAACTGTATTCTCCGAACTGGATCAGGATTTTTCCTCCCTGCTTTCTCCGGTACCGCTGGACCCGGGGTTTTGTTACTGGTGGCCCGATGGCAGCACCCTGCGGCTCTCACCCGGTGAGGAAGCATTGCTTGCCGGTGCCGAACAGCTCGGCATCCCTCGTGCGCAGACCGCGGCATATATTGCCAGCTGCCGCAAGATCTATCATGCCACCCATGAGCTGTTTCTCTGGCGCAGTCTGCACAGCCTCTCTACCTACCGCACTAGGGTGTTCTGGCGCTCGCTGATGCAGATCGGCCGTATCAAGGCACTGCGCAGCATGCATGCAGTGAATGCCCGTTTCTTTTCCGACTCGCGCATGCAGCAGTTTGCCGATCGCTATGCTACCTATAACGGTTCATCACCATACCGAACACCAGCAACCATGAACATCATTTCATATGTGGAGAACATTCTGGGGGCTATGTCACTTGACGGCGGCACCGTTCAGCTGCCGCTGGCACTCGAAAAGACCGCCCGTAAACTGGGAGTCGACCTGCGCTATTCCAGTCCGGTTGATGAAATCATGACCGTGCCACACAAGAGAACCTGGTTCGGCCTTGGCAGAACCAGACACCGGGTTACCGGGGTTCGCAGCGGTGGTCGAATCTATCCGGCGGATGTTGTTATCTCGAATGCTGATGTCGAGCCAACCTATAAATACCTGTTGCAGGATCCAGCCGCACCGGAGCTGAAGCGCTATCTGAACCAGGAGCCATCTTCCTCGGTGATCGTATGGTATCTGGGTATAGCAGCCCGGTTCAGTCAGCTTTCGGTCAACAACATTTTCTTTTCCGGGGATTATCATCGTGAGTTTTCACAGATATTCGACGGCAAGCTGCCGGACGATCCAACCCTGTACCTCAATATTACCTCCAAGGTTACCCCGCAGGATGCCCCCCCGTACGGCGAGAACTGGTTTGTGCTGGTAAACACCCCGCCCGACAACGGTCAGGACTGGGACAGCCTGGCCACCCGGGTATACGATCACATAATTCAACGTATGTCGGCTGAGCTGGGACAGGACATTACGCCGCTTATAGAGTTCGCTGAACCCCTCACCCCCCGTGATATTCAAACCCGCACCGGCAGTCGCCAGGGCAGTATCTACGGGATCGCCAGCAACACCAGAACCGCAGCCTTTTCCCGCCATCCGAATCGTAGCCGGCGATATGCCGGGCTGTATTTCTGTGGCGGCAGTGTTCATCCAGGCGGCGGCATGCCGATGGTTGTGCTGAGCGGCAGGATTGCCGCCAGCCTGATTGCACAGGACTTTCACCGGGGGCGGCTTGGTAATTACCACTGA
- the proS gene encoding proline--tRNA ligase: MAERITPRAESYSDWYIDIIVQAKLADYSPVKGSMVIRPRGYAIWERMQSTLDRMFKDTGHVNAYFPLLIPMEFINREAEHVEGFAPELAVVTHGGGEELEEPYVVRPTSETIIWSMYKKWIQSYRDLPLLINQWANVMRWEKRTRLFLRTTEFLWQEGHTAHATAAEAEEETLKILNIYQKFAEEYLAIPVLTGKKSASEKFAGAVDTYAIEAMMQDRKALQAGTSHFLGQNFAKAFDVTFQDQNGELDLVWASSWGVSTRLVGALIMAHSDDNGLVLPPRIAPYQVVAIPIFRDKNKEEILAYTDKVVEQLDPSVRHTVDTDNSNSPGWRFAEWEMLGVPVRIEIGPRDMQNSQVVLVRRDTGEKIPVALDDLRERVNTLLQEIQTGIFQRALQFRSDNTHVCETYDQFTALYAEDGPGGFAEMPWDGDPETEARIKADTKATIRVLPFGNEEKAQGKTDPVSGKPARYVAIFAKSY, translated from the coding sequence ATGGCAGAAAGAATTACGCCGCGCGCAGAAAGCTACTCGGATTGGTATATCGATATTATCGTGCAGGCAAAGCTTGCCGACTACAGCCCGGTAAAGGGGTCCATGGTTATCCGACCCCGCGGCTATGCAATCTGGGAGCGGATGCAGTCCACTCTTGATCGTATGTTCAAGGATACCGGCCATGTGAACGCCTATTTTCCACTGCTGATCCCGATGGAATTCATCAATCGGGAAGCCGAACATGTCGAGGGTTTTGCCCCGGAACTGGCGGTCGTTACCCACGGCGGCGGCGAGGAGCTGGAAGAGCCCTATGTTGTGCGCCCTACCAGCGAAACCATTATCTGGAGCATGTACAAAAAGTGGATCCAGAGCTACCGGGATCTGCCGCTGCTGATCAATCAGTGGGCCAACGTGATGCGCTGGGAAAAACGCACCCGACTGTTCCTGCGCACCACCGAATTCCTCTGGCAGGAGGGGCACACCGCCCATGCAACCGCTGCAGAAGCCGAGGAGGAAACCCTCAAAATCCTGAACATCTACCAGAAGTTCGCCGAGGAGTACCTGGCAATACCGGTACTCACCGGCAAGAAATCAGCCAGTGAAAAGTTTGCCGGGGCGGTAGACACCTACGCCATCGAGGCTATGATGCAGGATCGCAAGGCATTACAGGCTGGCACCAGCCACTTCCTCGGACAGAACTTTGCCAAGGCCTTCGATGTTACCTTCCAGGACCAGAATGGTGAGCTCGACCTGGTATGGGCCAGCAGCTGGGGGGTATCAACCCGCCTGGTTGGCGCCCTGATCATGGCCCACAGTGATGATAACGGCCTGGTCCTGCCGCCGCGGATTGCACCCTATCAAGTAGTGGCTATACCGATATTCCGGGACAAGAACAAGGAAGAGATACTGGCCTATACCGACAAGGTGGTAGAGCAGCTTGACCCGTCGGTTCGCCACACCGTCGATACCGACAACAGCAACAGCCCCGGCTGGCGCTTTGCCGAGTGGGAGATGCTGGGAGTCCCTGTTCGCATCGAGATCGGTCCACGCGACATGCAGAACAGTCAGGTAGTACTGGTGCGTCGCGATACCGGGGAAAAAATCCCGGTTGCGCTTGACGACCTGAGGGAGCGCGTCAACACCCTGCTGCAGGAGATCCAGACCGGGATTTTCCAGCGGGCACTACAGTTTCGCAGTGACAATACCCATGTATGTGAAACCTACGACCAGTTCACGGCTCTGTACGCTGAGGATGGACCCGGTGGCTTTGCCGAGATGCCCTGGGATGGAGATCCGGAAACCGAGGCCCGTATCAAAGCCGATACCAAGGCCACTATCCGGGTGCTGCCGTTTGGCAACGAAGAAAAGGCGCAGGGAAAAACCGACCCGGTAAGTGGAAAACCTGCACGATACGTGGCTATATTTGCAAAGAGCTATTAA
- a CDS encoding NAD+ synthase — translation MKIALGQINPVIGDFAANRRSILSAAAEAAARGARMIVFPELALCGYPPMDLLEHHSFLESNLESLRLVQHELPRDIAAVVGYVAQNRNSVGKPIHNAAAVLLNGQCIATQAKTLLPTYDVFDEARYFEPADSRTVFTLDGHTFGIAICEDLWWETEPVPGTRYPVDPVRDLLDQGARTILCPSASPFVKGKIYTRQHLIARVGAAGASVVYCNMTGANDNLIFDGRSMVSDETGTIRYIAEGFKACVPVMEIDPPPENLPPEVTEDPDEVTCRALVTGIRDYLRKTGFRTAHIGLSGGIDSAIVAVLAAWALGPENLTCFLLPSRYSSDHSILDAARLASNLGCTYHTIPIEPSVAAMEDSLSELFSGTTPDTTEENIQARVRGNILMAFSNKFHSLLLTTGNKSELAVGYCTLYGDMCGSLSVIGDLLKTEVYQLCNWINRDQEIIPANILTKPPSAELRPDQTDQDSLPEYHELDAILSRYLMQNRSARSIISEGFDAETVHRIVQLTARAEYKRRQAPPVLKISEKAFGTGRRIPIARALFETDG, via the coding sequence ATGAAGATAGCCCTCGGTCAGATTAACCCGGTAATCGGCGACTTTGCCGCCAATCGCCGCAGCATACTGTCGGCGGCAGCCGAGGCTGCGGCCCGGGGTGCCCGCATGATTGTGTTCCCTGAACTGGCGCTTTGCGGCTATCCTCCGATGGATCTGCTGGAGCACCACAGTTTTCTGGAGTCCAATCTGGAGTCGCTCAGACTGGTGCAGCATGAACTGCCGCGGGACATAGCTGCGGTAGTGGGATATGTAGCCCAGAACCGGAATTCAGTCGGCAAACCGATCCACAACGCTGCTGCCGTACTGCTGAACGGACAATGCATCGCAACCCAGGCGAAAACCCTGCTGCCGACCTACGATGTCTTTGACGAAGCCCGCTACTTTGAACCAGCCGATTCGCGTACTGTATTCACCCTGGACGGCCACACCTTCGGCATCGCAATCTGCGAGGATCTGTGGTGGGAAACCGAGCCGGTACCGGGAACACGCTATCCCGTGGATCCGGTACGGGACCTGCTTGATCAGGGTGCGCGCACCATTCTCTGCCCATCGGCCAGCCCCTTTGTGAAAGGAAAGATCTACACACGGCAGCACCTGATTGCACGTGTCGGTGCCGCCGGGGCATCGGTCGTCTACTGCAACATGACCGGTGCAAACGATAACCTGATATTTGACGGGCGCAGCATGGTTTCCGACGAAACAGGGACTATCCGATATATTGCCGAGGGATTCAAGGCCTGCGTACCCGTGATGGAGATCGATCCCCCACCGGAAAATCTACCCCCGGAGGTAACCGAGGACCCTGACGAGGTAACCTGTCGCGCCCTGGTAACCGGGATTCGTGATTACCTGAGAAAAACCGGCTTTCGCACGGCACATATCGGACTGTCTGGTGGTATTGACTCCGCCATTGTGGCGGTACTGGCTGCCTGGGCACTGGGACCGGAGAATCTCACCTGCTTTCTGCTGCCGAGTCGGTACTCCAGTGACCATAGTATTCTGGACGCCGCCAGGCTGGCCAGTAACCTGGGCTGTACATATCACACCATACCGATCGAACCGTCGGTCGCGGCCATGGAAGACAGTCTGTCTGAGCTGTTTTCCGGAACCACCCCGGACACCACCGAGGAGAACATTCAGGCCAGGGTTCGCGGGAACATTCTGATGGCGTTTTCCAATAAATTCCACAGTTTGCTGCTTACCACTGGCAATAAATCCGAACTCGCGGTTGGCTACTGCACCCTGTACGGTGACATGTGCGGCAGCCTGTCGGTAATTGGTGACCTGCTGAAGACCGAGGTGTACCAGCTGTGCAACTGGATAAACCGCGACCAGGAAATAATCCCCGCCAACATACTGACCAAACCACCATCGGCTGAACTGCGCCCTGATCAAACCGACCAGGACTCGCTGCCGGAGTACCATGAACTGGACGCCATACTCTCCCGCTATCTGATGCAGAATCGCAGCGCCCGCAGCATTATCAGCGAGGGGTTCGACGCCGAAACGGTCCATCGCATTGTGCAGCTGACCGCACGCGCCGAGTATAAGCGACGACAGGCCCCCCCGGTACTGAAAATAAGCGAGAAGGCATTTGGCACCGGTCGCAGGATCCCGATTGCGCGCGCCCTGTTCGAGACAGACGGTTAA
- a CDS encoding DUF92 domain-containing protein produces the protein MMLSSNLWGLILSYVGVFAVLVAAQQLMKKHISAAAARKLVHIGVSHWWLIAILFFDSMIFALIGPLSFIVINALSYRYHIFRAMEHPEKRRNLGTVYFPISLAILTAAVFGGVMPVEAATIGILCMGWGDGMGALVGEHLPAHRHQVTPHLLRRIRDRKTLGGTLGVQAASTAVAIIVLVVSAPAAWPALLSAAIIIGVLTALIELFSPLGLDNITIPIGIALAAWLLLDILAPGSAAAGPLQPVSIARMLLLPTAVNIVVASIAYLRRGVTFSGGVAGAAIGTTIAGFGGWAAWLVLIWFFLSSTLIGRLTAARTRRTHPDRPPADPQLRGRRRDWVQVTANALVPAGFALAWFFGEAPILLWAGVAGLAAATADTWSSEIGILSTRPPIMITSGKPTIAGMSGGVTLLGSGAAAAGALATAVLGTLLLMPVAPVDLSPPWLFGAMSIAGFGGSIIDSLIGSTLQAGYQDVVTGNPTEHPGTHNPLIRGQHWFTNDVVNAVAVALASGVFLALVFLFGMIGTAG, from the coding sequence ATGATGCTTTCCAGCAATCTTTGGGGGTTAATCCTCTCCTATGTCGGTGTTTTTGCGGTTCTGGTGGCGGCACAGCAGTTGATGAAGAAGCACATCTCTGCGGCCGCCGCCCGTAAACTGGTACATATCGGGGTAAGCCACTGGTGGCTGATCGCCATTCTGTTCTTTGACTCAATGATATTCGCACTGATTGGCCCGCTGTCGTTCATTGTGATTAATGCCCTCAGCTACCGCTACCATATCTTCCGGGCGATGGAGCACCCGGAAAAACGCCGCAATCTGGGAACGGTGTATTTTCCGATCAGCCTGGCGATCCTGACTGCTGCAGTGTTCGGCGGGGTGATGCCGGTCGAGGCAGCAACCATAGGTATCCTGTGCATGGGCTGGGGCGACGGTATGGGCGCCCTGGTGGGCGAACACCTCCCCGCTCACCGCCATCAGGTGACCCCTCACCTGTTGCGACGCATTCGCGACAGGAAAACCCTGGGAGGCACCCTGGGTGTACAGGCTGCCTCGACCGCAGTAGCGATAATCGTGCTTGTGGTAAGTGCACCAGCTGCCTGGCCGGCACTCCTGTCTGCGGCAATCATCATCGGTGTGCTGACTGCCCTGATCGAACTGTTCAGCCCATTGGGGCTGGATAACATCACCATACCGATCGGTATCGCCCTTGCCGCATGGCTGCTGCTGGACATCCTGGCCCCTGGATCGGCGGCAGCCGGGCCGTTACAGCCGGTCTCGATAGCCCGCATGCTGTTACTGCCAACCGCAGTCAACATTGTGGTAGCCAGCATTGCCTACCTTCGCCGCGGGGTAACCTTCTCGGGGGGTGTTGCCGGTGCAGCCATCGGAACCACCATTGCCGGATTTGGCGGATGGGCAGCCTGGCTGGTGTTGATCTGGTTTTTCCTGTCTTCCACCCTGATTGGACGACTCACCGCTGCCAGAACCCGGAGAACACACCCCGACCGCCCCCCGGCAGATCCGCAGCTGCGCGGTCGGCGACGGGACTGGGTTCAGGTCACCGCCAATGCACTGGTGCCGGCAGGCTTTGCCCTTGCCTGGTTTTTTGGTGAAGCCCCGATACTGCTCTGGGCAGGTGTTGCCGGCCTGGCCGCTGCCACAGCCGATACCTGGTCAAGCGAGATCGGTATACTCAGCACCCGGCCGCCAATCATGATAACCTCGGGTAAACCAACAATCGCCGGAATGTCTGGCGGGGTCACCCTGCTGGGAAGTGGCGCAGCAGCAGCCGGCGCACTTGCTACCGCTGTGCTGGGTACCCTGCTGCTGATGCCAGTCGCCCCTGTCGACCTGAGCCCGCCATGGCTGTTTGGAGCGATGAGCATTGCCGGCTTTGGCGGCAGCATTATTGACAGCCTCATTGGCTCAACCCTGCAGGCCGGCTATCAGGATGTAGTTACCGGAAACCCCACCGAGCATCCGGGAACCCATAACCCGCTGATACGCGGACAACACTGGTTTACCAACGATGTGGTGAACGCGGTTGCGGTAGCGCTGGCCTCCGGGGTATTTCTCGCGCTGGTGTTTCTGTTCGGTATGATCGGTACAGCCGGTTAG